In Archangium violaceum, the following are encoded in one genomic region:
- a CDS encoding sigma-54-dependent Fis family transcriptional regulator, whose translation MAPKLELDLRELLTFDPKGGRIHFAGQRVLLLDPVVLGLLRKELISTVGMTAARGMLTRLGFAHGWRTAETMKTAFPWEDESQWRRAGGRLHALQGQVVMERVERGAEDGPEPFAEALWHDSYEAEQHLLHLGKAEEPVCWALTGFASGYMSYCNGKSVYCLETRCVGKGDPVCQVIGRPEEEWSSECKEALRFYETQCMEGALAQVTEALKQAERKLRAKRQTLARVSGVPEDPAGMLARTEAMQQVLSLARRAAKVDSTVLITGESGVGKERIARLIHEESGRAHKAFVAVNCAAVTESLLESELFGHAKGAFTGATHDRPGLFEAAHGGTLFLDEVGEVPPSMQAKLLRALQEKEVRRVGENQSRKVDVRVVAATNRNLAAEVIAGRFRQDLYYRLRVIELRVPPLRERRDDILPLARMLLAEATERLGRRVTGLSPEAADQLLRYSWPGNVRELSNALERAVALCEGSRVEKDDLPEEVRAAPPSLVPGESPRTLEEMEREYILAVLARNGGNRARTAEELAIGVATLYRKLKQYGELEHPN comes from the coding sequence GTGGCACCGAAACTGGAGCTGGACCTGAGGGAGCTGCTGACCTTCGACCCCAAGGGGGGACGCATCCACTTCGCGGGCCAGCGGGTGCTGCTGTTGGATCCGGTGGTGCTGGGGCTGCTGCGCAAGGAGCTCATCTCCACGGTGGGGATGACGGCGGCGCGGGGCATGCTCACCCGGCTGGGCTTCGCGCACGGCTGGCGGACGGCGGAGACGATGAAGACGGCCTTCCCCTGGGAGGACGAGTCGCAGTGGCGCCGGGCGGGAGGGCGGCTGCACGCGCTGCAGGGGCAGGTGGTGATGGAGCGGGTGGAGCGCGGCGCGGAGGACGGCCCGGAGCCGTTCGCGGAGGCGCTGTGGCACGACTCGTACGAGGCGGAGCAGCACCTGCTGCACCTGGGCAAGGCGGAGGAGCCGGTGTGCTGGGCGCTGACGGGCTTCGCCAGCGGCTACATGAGCTACTGCAACGGCAAGTCGGTGTACTGCCTCGAGACGCGCTGCGTGGGCAAGGGAGACCCCGTCTGTCAGGTCATCGGCAGGCCTGAGGAGGAGTGGAGCTCCGAGTGCAAGGAGGCGCTGCGCTTCTACGAGACGCAGTGCATGGAGGGGGCGCTGGCGCAGGTGACGGAGGCGCTCAAGCAGGCCGAGCGCAAGCTGCGGGCGAAGCGCCAGACGCTGGCGCGGGTATCGGGCGTGCCGGAGGACCCGGCGGGGATGCTGGCGCGCACGGAGGCCATGCAGCAGGTGCTGAGCCTGGCGCGCCGGGCGGCGAAGGTGGACTCCACGGTGCTCATCACCGGCGAGAGTGGCGTGGGCAAGGAGCGGATTGCCCGGCTCATCCACGAGGAGTCGGGCCGGGCGCACAAGGCCTTCGTGGCGGTGAACTGCGCGGCGGTGACGGAGAGCCTCCTGGAGAGCGAGCTGTTCGGCCACGCGAAGGGGGCCTTCACCGGGGCCACGCACGACCGGCCGGGCCTCTTCGAGGCGGCGCACGGGGGCACGCTCTTCCTGGACGAGGTGGGCGAGGTGCCGCCGTCGATGCAGGCCAAGCTGCTGCGCGCGCTGCAGGAGAAGGAGGTGCGGCGCGTGGGAGAGAACCAGAGCCGCAAGGTGGACGTGCGGGTGGTGGCGGCCACCAACCGCAACCTCGCCGCGGAAGTGATCGCGGGGCGCTTCCGGCAGGACCTCTACTACCGCCTGCGGGTCATCGAGCTGCGGGTGCCGCCCCTGCGCGAGCGGCGCGACGACATCCTGCCGCTGGCGAGGATGCTGCTGGCGGAGGCGACGGAGCGGCTGGGGCGCAGGGTGACGGGGCTGTCGCCGGAAGCAGCGGACCAGCTCCTGCGCTACTCGTGGCCGGGCAACGTGCGCGAGCTGAGCAACGCGCTCGAGCGCGCGGTGGCGCTGTGCGAGGGCTCGCGGGTGGAGAAGGACGATCTCCCGGAGGAGGTGCGCGCGGCGCCGCCGAGCCTGGTGCCGGGAGAATCCCCGCGGACGCTCGAGGAGATGGAGCGCGAGTACATCCTCGCGGTGCTGGCCCGGAACGGAGGCAACCGGGCGCGCACGGCGGAGGAGCTCGCCATCGGCGTCGCCACGCTCTACCGCAAGCTGAAGCAATACGGAGAGCTCGAGCACCCCAACTGA
- a CDS encoding DODA-type extradiol aromatic ring-opening family dioxygenase, translating to MSSDLNRHEVVGGNGRGTAVAPALFVSHGAPTVALETDAFPQALKAFGESAAAPRALVVVSAHWETPGGVRVTASEAPPLIYDFGGFPEPLYQLKYPSPGSPELARDIVARLDAVGLSAVADARRGLDHGTWIPLRLAFPAARIPVVQVSLPWSVSAADVAKMGEALRPLRSEGVLLMGSGCITHNLRQLTWQDKSAPAASWASEFDAWVGERLATRDFVGLQSWTSAPHARLAHPSAEHFLPLFFVLGAALPEERVVPVFEGFHYSSLSMRSFVLRG from the coding sequence ATGAGCTCGGACCTGAATCGACACGAGGTGGTGGGAGGGAACGGCCGGGGGACGGCGGTGGCCCCGGCACTCTTCGTGTCCCACGGCGCGCCCACGGTGGCGCTGGAGACGGATGCGTTCCCCCAGGCCCTGAAGGCCTTCGGGGAGAGCGCGGCGGCGCCGCGAGCACTGGTGGTGGTGTCCGCGCACTGGGAGACGCCGGGCGGGGTGCGTGTCACCGCCTCCGAGGCCCCTCCGCTCATCTATGACTTCGGCGGCTTTCCGGAGCCGCTCTATCAATTGAAGTATCCGAGCCCCGGCTCGCCCGAGCTGGCGCGCGACATCGTGGCGCGGCTGGACGCGGTGGGTTTGTCGGCCGTGGCGGATGCCCGTCGCGGGCTGGACCATGGCACGTGGATACCGCTGCGGCTGGCCTTCCCCGCGGCGCGCATACCGGTGGTGCAGGTGTCCTTGCCCTGGAGTGTTTCCGCGGCGGACGTGGCGAAGATGGGCGAGGCGCTGCGCCCCCTGCGCTCCGAGGGCGTGCTCCTCATGGGCAGTGGATGCATCACCCACAACCTGCGCCAGTTGACCTGGCAGGATAAATCCGCGCCCGCTGCATCCTGGGCGAGCGAGTTCGATGCATGGGTGGGTGAGCGTCTCGCGACCCGCGACTTCGTTGGGCTACAGTCGTGGACGAGCGCACCGCATGCGCGGCTCGCGCATCCCAGTGCCGAGCATTTCCTCCCGCTCTTTTTCGTCCTCGGTGCGGCCCTCCCCGAGGAGCGTGTCGTCCCCGTCTTCGAGGGCTTCCATTACTCGAGTTTGTCCATGCGCAGCTTCGTGCTGCGTGGATGA
- a CDS encoding YceI family protein: protein MKLSLKPAVAALVLAAPSLAFAAEYEIDPGHSSAQFSVKHMMVSNVRGAFSKVTGKANIDEKDITKSTVEATIDATTINTNEPKRDEHLRNADFFDTAKYPTITFKSTKVEKAGENLKVSGNLTMHGVTRPVVLDVEGFTTESKDPWGNIKRGGTATTKVNRKDFGLTYNSVLETGGVAVGEEVAITIDLELNKKKEAAPAAAAPAKAAPAKSAKDSK, encoded by the coding sequence ATGAAGCTGTCCCTCAAGCCCGCCGTTGCCGCCCTCGTGCTCGCCGCCCCCTCGCTCGCGTTCGCCGCCGAGTATGAGATCGACCCGGGCCACTCGAGCGCCCAGTTCTCCGTGAAGCACATGATGGTGTCCAACGTGCGCGGCGCGTTCTCGAAGGTGACCGGCAAGGCCAACATCGACGAGAAGGACATCACCAAGTCGACCGTGGAGGCCACCATCGACGCCACCACCATCAACACCAACGAGCCCAAGCGCGACGAGCACCTGCGCAACGCCGACTTCTTCGACACCGCGAAGTACCCCACCATCACCTTCAAGTCGACGAAGGTGGAGAAGGCCGGTGAGAACCTCAAGGTGTCCGGCAACCTCACCATGCACGGCGTGACCAGGCCGGTGGTGCTGGACGTGGAGGGCTTCACCACGGAGTCGAAGGATCCCTGGGGCAACATCAAGCGTGGCGGTACGGCCACCACGAAGGTCAACCGCAAGGACTTCGGCCTGACCTACAACAGCGTCCTGGAGACCGGTGGCGTGGCGGTGGGTGAGGAGGTCGCCATCACCATCGACCTGGAGCTGAACAAGAAGAAGGAGGCGGCTCCCGCGGCGGCGGCTCCGGCCAAGGCGGCCCCGGCCAAGTCGGCGAAGGACTCCAAGTAG